attgaacccgaagccagtgagctcccaaaaggcctcgtgttaggtatagatgagaatatacatataaagcttaaaggatccactcccttgaacgatgtgggatgttacaatccacccctcctTAGGGGTTTGACGTCCTCGTCGGTACACTTCTGGCCAGGGATtggttctgataccaaattgtcacatcccagcctcGATCCTCACCACATATTGGGctcgactctaccgtagcacgatattgtctgctttgggccccgaccacgctctTACAATTTTGTTTCTAAGAACTCACACAAGACCTTcacagtgggtcacctatcatgagattgctctcgcacgaactcgcttaacttcgaagttctgattgaacccgaagctagtgatctcccaaaaggcctcgtcctaggtagagatgagaatatacatataaggcttagatgatccactcccctgggcgatgtgggatgttacactatGCGCttcttaaaatgttttgaacacaatattcatgatttttcttattttttttattatatttttcttcccaaTCACGTGGGTACCATCAGGGCCGgtccagagatttttgaggcccgggGCGACGTAAAAAAAGTGCCATAACTtcatgtaagaaaattatttattttcacatatAAGACATcgaaaaaaattatacttagaaaaacacttcaaactcaataatttagaaacatagaaagactaatttattttgtattgagagagggaaacaaaaaaacttcgagcttacaagtagatagatgatgagttttgttttccatttgaacaatgaatgtgtttttgaataaatcgtgagatgcttttttcttatttactaaccttgtcaatatgggactaaaaaataatgatgttatcgagtctttaattgatatgcaTTATTAATGAATAGacactaaattaaacattttgatgacacatcatataatttgcaaatttggtctacatACTATTCTTTGTTGAatattagacttgaattaaaatgaatatttaaaaataacaacccacatagctactagatagtaactaaaaataaattaacaaccaaacaaaaatttgtaaaaatttaaaaaaataaacatgtacataacatttcgaacttaggacctcttgttaattttaaacaacaaaaataattgtttctaattaaacttcttgatcttttaaccaaattttataaatttatactcttataaaaagaaatttgtaaaaaatggaaagtaaataagcacacatggtgttttgaacctcattattttcaaatgacaaaccaccacttctagttaaatttctgtgtctttgaaccaaattttataaatttttactctcataaaaatgtatataaatatatcaccttaataattttggtgcccctaatttttttgggccctggACGGTTGCCCTACCTGCACTGGGCCTGGGTCGGCCCTGGGTACcatcaactttgttatttgtttattcttttctctcttcccatttatatttatattatattttatgatgaCCAAATTACCAACTTGCCCTtgcatgatttgataaattattttcaacaggttttgaattttttttctgagGGGCAGTTTGGTCATCATATTGTCAAAGGAGGCGACACCAAAATTTTTGTCGGCATCCAGTGACATCAAATTTCACTGTTCATCACACTGGTTTCATTGTTCACTGCCCTTCCCCCTTTATTATATAGATAGAAAGTGggttcaaagaaagaaaattaaaccTTAAAAAAGTATTGCAGCTGTGAACGGGACTCTAGAATTTagatataaattaaatttatgatTCGGTGTTAATCTAGGGTTTGCTTAAATAGCTAAAGTttggaaaaatatatattaccATCTGCTGTTGCGTAATCCAGAAATAATCCAATGCGACAGtgatgggtgtagtgggtgtgAGCAGATCATAGATTCAGTTTTCCAAATAATTTAAGTTAAGACTTTGGCTTttgattaataataataataataataatattgtcACAAAATCTAAGCACGAAAGACCACAAAAGATAGCAATTTCTTATCTAACATCCAATGGATTAGGTTTCGGTGGTTCTGTTGTGGGTGAAAATTCACCTGTTCCCATTGACAAATCAAGGCAATTAAGGAagaatatatacacacacacttattaacatttttttaatacatatatTTTATACTAAATGATAGAGGAGTGGGTTAGGCCTTACAATGAGCTGTccataataatttggttcaaatttactTTTGCGAGAATCAGacttaaaatctctcatttacgagtgaaaataaatatcactaaaacgtaatactaagtgaacacacttattaaaatattaaactaTAATACATAAAAATATCAGTTAGACCTAAATTTTGAAGGAGCTACCATATACATAATCCATAATTCCATATGGTTGGAGAAAAAGATAGAGTGGGATCTAGCTAGCTAGAGTATAAATTCTTTTATACTCAATGAACGAACAAACATATATACGTGGTTGGAGTCCGACCATGCCATGCACATGAACATTGACGTTTCATTGACGCCAACAAACTCTTGGTACTTGGTAGGCTATATATAAcatcttgaaatttgatgttgTGCTTGCTTACACAAGAAAATACCTTATGAATAATATGTCATCGAAGCTATTTGTCAGTGCCAGAGTTAGAAAGCTAAATTACAAGGGACTTTATTAGGTCATACGAAAGAAATTGATAAGGAGTATAAGGCACGAAATTGACAATCAAAAGAGAGGGATGAAGCTTTAGAAATTTTATGGGAACGCATGATTGAGATGATTATATCATAAGAGTAATTGATTTTTATGTCTTATGTTTTCACATGGAAAGCTAAACTAAACTTGTTCATAAgcttattataaaaaattaccACATTAGAGTTAGAATACAATTTTATGTTCATGGCTCAAAATTGCAAAAACGTTGTCTTGCATTTATATActacaaaaacagaaaaatgtCATCGAACAATTGTAGGATAACCAAGCCTAGTGTATAGTTTGGCTCGCCAAATCGATCGTCTCAGAGCTAATTATGGTTGTGTTTCATTGTTAAATCAAGTACTCTCGAAATATAACATTCTGGATACATTTATTACTTTGTATTCTCATAATTTAATACTTTGATTCCACCATTGGATCCTTCAaataagagtaatgctagacagacaattttttttatccaaatttgcaaatcatgtGATGCattaccaataaaaaataagcacgttaatcaacaatttaacaataatcaaatcaccaacaatcacgtcatatgatttacaaaatgaTTTAAATATATGGTCTTTCTAGCATTACACTTGAAATAAACTATCACATTATCAAATCAAGTATTCGATTGGGAAATTTAAGGAGAGCAAGATAAATTTTTTAGTGTGCCGGACACACGGTCCAGTACATCATGtatcataatacaattagttgaattttttttttcaaattttcaaccaattgtattatgacacaTAGTTTACTACGCtgacacactgaaaaatctttcaagAAAGAGAGAGTCTCCAATGAAAGTTTAGATTGCGagaaataagaaattaaataatcaCAAATGGtatttttttacatatttgcatGCTTTGCTTTGGGGTTAGTTAATTCTATTTCTCTAATTTTTTGCGAATCTTTTCATAATTAAAGTGCTCATGTCGACCTCTTTTTTCCTCTTTTGGTAAAGAAAAACCTCaattgttttctgttttttttaacacaaaTTAATTTCTGTACCAAATTGTTATTGAATTAAATGCATCAACATTCGTATATGCATGGGATATTTACGTCAACTGGGTTTTTCACGACAGTTGATAAACCGTGCATGTTTCGATTTTtattcaaaaaccctaatcagttttccataaaataaaaaccctaatcgCTTTTACCGTAATTACTATTAGTTTTGCCAAATGAAAtacaaatataaaataatgacCCTTTTTCAAACCCCGAGCTAAGTGCACGTTAAGAATCCAAAAATCAAGACCAAGTGGGTGGCTGGGCGCCGCTGTCAAACAGTAAAACCAGGCATATTTCTACCATTTCATGATTTTCTTTTGGTAAAGGCCAATCTTCGTACCTTCCGAGGGTTTTCTAATTTGCCAAAAACATAATCCAGTGTATTAAgtattataattaattacttatattataatatttgttGCATTAAGTCGTGTTGTCAACACACAAAAAGAATTATGGTACCTTCCAATTTAGAAAGCAAACTCATGGACCCACTTATAAACTTGCAAGCAACTTCCAACCCCACCTCTAACATTGGCAACTTTATTCCATACTATATAGTTAATTCCCATGCTTTAAGCTCATCTAAAACGAAAAccattatataaataaaaataatcaaCATTCTACAGCTCTTTACCTATAATGAGTCAAATTTTACATCATCAAATTAATGGTTTTACATAAATGAAAGTTTATGTACGTAACTGTGGTTCTCTTGCTTTACATATAAGAAGTAAAGTATTTTGTAAATATATTAGTAATCTTGAGCACTTGATCATTGCGCCTTTATAGGTATGTTTGCATGCAAATCATATATTGACACGGACGTAAAAACACATACTAGAATCATACAAAAAAtgtattgaccaaaaaaaaaaatcataaagaaaatatatattatgtaaTTTGTCGGTAAGAAAGAACAACTCGGAAATAATGACAATAATAAAAATAGGGTCATAGTCAGAGAGGAAGGAGACCAATGTCGTGAGTAGATCTCTCTTGACGTGGTTTCCCAATGGTTTTTTGTATGTATTATATGCCttttttctatctttgtaaCACAATTATAGCAAATTGCAGATCTCTCTCTTTAAACTGTtaattcatctctctctctctctctctctctctctctctctctctctctctctcctgttACAAAACACCTTCACTTTTGGCAATTTTTCAGTAATCTCAGCTCTTCACTTTTTCTTTCATGGgttccccctcctcctcctcctcctcctcctccatttatatataaacacaagagctagagaaagaaaaacttagagacagagagagagatcttGTTGCAGATGGGTTCTGATATCTTGCAAATGGGATTCATTTTCTGGgtttcttttagtttcttgGTTTGTGCTGTAAATTCAAAGGTGGGGTTTGGAGGAGGAAGTGTGGAAGGTACAGTCCGCATCAATGGCAGAGACGCCATTGCCAAAATCGACGACGATTTTATTTGTGCAACTCTTGATTGGTGGCCACCTGAGAAATGCGACTATGGTACATGCAGCTGGGGTCGTGCTTCTCTCCTCAATCTggtaacacacacacacacacacacacacatttacatatacatacacatacacatacacataatgtttctctctctctagaacacCTACACCTTCATATGTTTTTCTTTAGATTTGTAAATAATCACAAATCATAAATCTTTTTATGGCTTTGGTTTTTTTAAAAGTTTATATCCTCTGATTCCATTTTCTGTGTTTTTAGTTAaataacacacaaaaataaataaataaactgttCTATTGAAACAGGTTGTTTTCTGGGGATTTTCACAATTATAACTGATCCACAAGTCTTCAAATTTACTTTTTCTTATGAATTTGTATATGTTTTTGCCAATGTACGATTCAAAATATCCGAAatctatctttgttttgtgtttttgttcatATTTTTTAGCATTTATAATGCTTTCTGATATTTATGTGATAATTCTTGTGCAGGATCTAAACAACGCTATCTTGTTAAATGCTATAAAGGGTAGGAATTTCTTGATTCCATTAGAAAAACTCGGTTTTCGATCCGGTGTTTATAATTAAGAGTCGAAAAACTTGCTTAATTCTCTGCTAATTGTGCAGCTTTCTCACCATTGAAACTTAGATTGGGTGGCACATTGCAAGATAAGGTGATATATGCTACACCAGATAACAAGCAAAGCTGTGATGCTTTTCAAAAAAGCACTTCTGAGATGTTTGGTTTCACTCAGGGCTGCTTGCCTATGAATAGATGGGATGAATTAAGCTCTTTTTTTCAGAAAGCAGGGTAAAAAAATATAATCTCTCTTCCTTCTGCTGCTTGATTAAAGTTTAGATTTTTGAAAACAAGAGCACGTAACATTATCCGATTGACGATCTCTTCAGGGCTAAGATTATCTTCGGATTGAATGCTCTCACCGGACGAACAATTAATTCGAACGGGACTGCAACTGGAGATTGGGACTACACCAATTCGGAGTCTTTCATCCGTTACAGCGTCAAAAACAACTACACCGTACATGGTTGGGAGCTTGGTGAGAACGCTTTTCGCACCAAAGTGTCGTTGAACAATGTCACAAAAGTTATAACGTACTTGTCTAGAAAAAACTGAGTGTGTTTCAATTCTTGGCCAGGAAATGAATTGTGTGGACATGGAATCGGAACAACAGTCTCGGCGAGTCAGTATGTATCCGATACAACTGCTCTTAAGAAGATAGTACAAGACATCTACAAGGGCGTCGAACCAAAGCCGCTGATCCTATCTCCGGGAGGATTTTTCGATGCGAAGTGGTTCAAAGACTACACAGATAAAACCACCACATCCTTAGACATTGTCACTCACCATATATATAATCTAGGGCCAGGTATAACTGATTGAACAAACACATTGCAAAACGTCCTGTTTTTCGGTTTAATTCCCAGCTTCCTAACTGATATAAGAAATCTTTGCTTTTGTATTCTCAGGGGTTGATGAACACCTTATTGAAAAGATTCTCGATCCATCTGTTCTTGACAGTATTTCTAGCACATTCAGCAACCTCCACGGCATCCTAAAGCGTTCTGCAACTTCGGCAGCTGCGTGGGTTGGGGAAGCTGGAGGTGCTTACAACAGCGGTCGCCATCTTGTCTCCAATACATTTGTATATAGTTTCTGGTAACTTGGCCATAACATCTAAAGCATCTTCTTTCGTTCTCTTGTTTGAATTCTAGCACGAGTCATATTTTCGACGTTTCAAACAGGTATTTGGATCAGCTTGGTATGTCAGCATCTTACGATACAAAAACCTACTGCAGACAGACATTGATTGGAGGAAACTATGGTTTACTCAACACTAGTACCTTCGAGCCTAATCCCGACTATTACAGGTAACTACATACCGATCTTAATTACCTTGAAGccgattttagacaacattttaACACATACGATGCTTTATCCTGGCTTTATCCATGCCAGTGCTCTGCTTTGGCATCGGTTGATGGGAAGAAATGTCCTCGCAACGAGCTTTTCTGGACCAAAAAAGATACGTGCTTACGCACACTGCGCAAAACAATCTGTAAGTCTAAACCGCAGCTTCAATATAACGAAAGACAACAATCAGCACTCTTTGTTTTCCTGAGCTAATTACGATTTCATCTTAACAGAAGGGGATTACGGTGCTACTGATCAACCTGCACAATACCACCACGGCTGAGGTCAGAGTTGCCTTCAACACTACCTGGACGCTGCGACATAAACACAAATCACACAAGCCTCATAGATCACATGTGACCAAGCTCCAACAGGGTCCCAGAAGTTCAACAGAAAGAGAAGAATACCATCTAACACCGAAGGACGGAAATATACAAAGCCAAACCATGCTACTCAATGGAAACGCTTTGCGCGTAGATTCATCCGGGATCATTCCTAGCTTAAACCCTGTGTATGTAAATGCATCGGAACCAATTTTGATCGGTCCGTCCTCAATTGTATTTGCTCACATACCATACGTAGTTCCCCCTGCTTGCAGGTAGGCAATGCTGAAAGTGTAATCGTTAACATTGTTTCAATAAGAGAGAATACAATTCAATTTTCATCCTCCATCTTTATACTGTTCTACTCTTAAAAGTAGCTTAAGCGGTTACTTTTGCACCCGAAGTCCTGTGTTTGGATCTCCGCTCACCAAATATAGGAACCAATTCAAATGTTGACAAAAACTTCTGACCTTTTGGAACATATTTATACCATGTGAAGTTGTGAACTGTTAAAACAGCTGTACAATATCAGACTCCACCCGTCGTCGTTTGGGGGCTAACTAAGAACACTTATTCGAgattacaacaacaaaaatgtgTATGTCATGGAAGATTACATATACATGTGCAGTAGCTTGCCTTCTAGATGTACAGAAAGAACCAAATGGTGAATACTAAGCTAATTTCCGAACACAGGTGACACTAGTTATACATTGAATGACGAATCCCGCTAATTGGAAGCTTCATTCAAGATAAAAAGACTGAACTACACGAAAGGTTAGTCTCTCTTCGAAAAGGTTTGAGGCTTACTGCTGGCGAACACCAACCAAACGACTGTACCAGTCAGGTAGAAAAATATTGATGGAATGAACAATGATATCTGCATAACACGTAAGTGAATCAGTTCAGATGAAGTAATTAAAGGATGTAAACTATTGAAGGTTGTAAAAAGTTGACAAGCACTAACAGAGGCTACTTACACTCCATGAATGAGTTGAATCAAGAAG
This is a stretch of genomic DNA from Malus domestica chromosome 02, GDT2T_hap1. It encodes these proteins:
- the LOC103447604 gene encoding heparanase-like protein 3, with product MGSDILQMGFIFWVSFSFLVCAVNSKVGFGGGSVEGTVRINGRDAIAKIDDDFICATLDWWPPEKCDYGTCSWGRASLLNLDLNNAILLNAIKAFSPLKLRLGGTLQDKVIYATPDNKQSCDAFQKSTSEMFGFTQGCLPMNRWDELSSFFQKAGAKIIFGLNALTGRTINSNGTATGDWDYTNSESFIRYSVKNNYTVHGWELGNELCGHGIGTTVSASQYVSDTTALKKIVQDIYKGVEPKPLILSPGGFFDAKWFKDYTDKTTTSLDIVTHHIYNLGPGVDEHLIEKILDPSVLDSISSTFSNLHGILKRSATSAAAWVGEAGGAYNSGRHLVSNTFVYSFWYLDQLGMSASYDTKTYCRQTLIGGNYGLLNTSTFEPNPDYYSALLWHRLMGRNVLATSFSGPKKIRAYAHCAKQSKGITVLLINLHNTTTAEVRVAFNTTWTLRHKHKSHKPHRSHVTKLQQGPRSSTEREEYHLTPKDGNIQSQTMLLNGNALRVDSSGIIPSLNPVYVNASEPILIGPSSIVFAHIPYVVPPACR